A stretch of Oncorhynchus mykiss isolate Arlee chromosome 14, USDA_OmykA_1.1, whole genome shotgun sequence DNA encodes these proteins:
- the LOC110489117 gene encoding D(1) dopamine receptor-like has translation MDLTNDTTVITDSDLLDDSSTRILTGCFLSLLILSTLLGNILVCAAVTKCRHLRSKVTNFFVISLAVSDLLVAVLVMPWKAVTEVAGFWPFGSFCDTWVAFDIMCSTASILNLCVISVDRYWAISSPFRYERNMTPKVAFVMISVAWTLSVLISFIPVQLSWHKAQTFTSTSITTSTTTPYGLQAHPDSSNPVGDNNTHQAPRDWDNCHFSLNRTYAISTSLISFYIPVIIMVVTYTQIYRIAHRQIRCIATLERAAESAKNRHNSMGEGGGESSISESESSFKMTFKRETKVLKTLTLIVGVFVCCWLPFFILNCMVPFCEPSPRGAAASFTCISPTMFDVFVWFGWANSSINPIIYAFNPDFRKAFSILLGCHRFCPGDHGMGAFSLNKK, from the coding sequence ATGGATCTTACGAATGACACCACGGTCATCACAGACAGCGACTTATTGGATGACTCCTCAACCCGCATCCTGACTGGCTGTTTCCTCTCGCTGCTCATCCTCTCCACGTTGCTCGGCAACATCCTTGTGTGTGCCGCCGTCACCAAGTGCCGTCACCTGCGTTCCAAAGTCACCAACTTCTTTGTGATCTCGTTGGCCGTCTCCGACCTCCTGGTCGCTGTGCTGGTGATGCCGTGGAAGGCTGTGACGGAAGTCGCAGGGTTCTGGCCGTTTGGCTCGTTCTGCGACACTTGGGTGGCGTTCGACATCATGTGCTCCACGGCATCCATCTTGAACCTGTGTGTGATCAGCGTGGACCGTTACTGGGCAATATCCAGCCCGTTCCGCTATGAGAGGAACATGACTCCTAAAGTGGCGTTTGTGATGATCAGCGTGGCCTGGACACTCTCCGTCCTCATCTCCTTCATCCCCGTCCAGCTCAGCTGGCACAAAGCCCAGACCTttacctctacctccatcactacctcCACAACCACCCCCTACGGCCTCCAGGCCCACCCAGACTCCTCTAACCCTGTTGGGGATAACAACACACATCAGGCGCCCCGGGACTGGGACAACTGTCACTTCAGCCTGAACCGGACCTACGCCATCTCTACTTCTCTGATCAGCTTCTATATCCCAGTGATCATCATGGTGGTCACCTACACCCAGATCTACCGCATCGCCCACCGTCAGATCAGATGCATCGCCACCCTAGAACGAGCCGCAGAGAGCGCCAAGAACCGACACAACAGCATGGGAGAAGGCGGCGGAGAATCCAGCATCTCCGAATCGGAGAGCTCGTTCAAGATGACGTTCAAACGGGAGACAAAAGTCCTGAAGACGCTGACTCTGATCGTGGGCGTGTTCGTGTGCTGCTGGCTGCCCTTCTTCATCCTGAACTGCATGGTGCCGTTCTGTGAGCCGTCGCCCCGCGGAGCCGCGGCCTCCTTCACCTGTATCAGCCCcactatgtttgatgtgtttgtgtggttcGGGTGGGCCAACTCTTCCATCAACCCCATCATATATGCCTTCAACCCAGACTTCCGCAAAGCATTCTCTATCCTCCTGGGCTGCCACAGATTCTGTCCCGGAGATCACGGCATGGGCGCGTTCAGTCTCAATAAGAAGTGA